A genomic region of Tamandua tetradactyla isolate mTamTet1 chromosome 2, mTamTet1.pri, whole genome shotgun sequence contains the following coding sequences:
- the SLC35E2B gene encoding solute carrier family 35 member E2B isoform X6 — protein MPSTKEDCRFALRAQFQSLVFSRRTYFQVLCVDAGPAGGGGPGAPWLECVLVSGAPARPPHPSMSSPPEAPAPDSSVAGPSGRPRGRWPFLWGPLLGRPSEPGSVARGTPGERVLAVTLTETTVIEAPLGAGSSRALLYLVLWFIFSVCTLFLNKHILSLLEGEPSTLDAVHNLHRVCEDPGALLPAPAQGAVRLPAQLPVHHALRGPHEVRHGGPGPGEPEECGCLLRRDSEELCPPLHRDHVPDGPWGVHSAHPVLSQEKSRVQGHLPLTFSEEEVPIYVFASAKTGGSAPSPGGQRCKQMLRGSPQVPTSLQWVHRAGPPTGVGSSAMRRTGGWDVLPQGWTLTTLSRQKKPARQDQVLGLPGTPRTADSPRRACWSTCPSSLSWGGWRCAPQPRSASTSWASRRPCPPTSWTVCKMFSQRSSSVGTNTGSRHAGDRGRWQDLHLQPGRGAAARGGWHAVPPAECHGLRAHGQDLPRHVQPDLGRSL, from the exons GCTCAGGGCTCAATTTCAGTCTCTCGTCTTCAGTCGGAGGACGTACTTCCAGGTGCTGTGTGTGGACGCGG GCCCCGCCGGGGGAGGAGGGCCGGGGGCGCCCTGGCTGGAGTGCGTCCTGGTGTCCGGGGCTCCAGCTCGGCCCCCACACCCCAGCATGTCTTCTCCGCCCGAGGCCCCGGCGCCAGACAGCAGCGTCGCCGGCCCGTCGGGGCGGCCGCGGGGGAGGTGGCCGTTCCTGTGGGGGCCCCTCCTGGGCCGGCCCAGTGAGCCGGGGTCGGTGGCACGGGGCACGCCCGGGGAGCGTGTGCTGGCTGTCACACTGACTGAGACCACGGTCATCGAGGCACCGCTGGGCGCGGGCAGCTCACGGGCACTGCTCTACCTGGTGCTCTGGTTCATCTTCAGCGTCTGCACCCTCTTCCTCAACAAGCACATCCTGTCGCTGCTGGAGGGGGAGCCCAGCACGCTGG ATGCTGTCCACAACCTTCATCGGGTGTGTGAAGACCCTGGTGCCCTGCTGCCTGCACCAGCACAAGGCGCGGTCCGCCTACCCGCCCAACTTCCTGTCCACCATGCTCTTCGTGGGCCTCATGAG GTTCGCCACGGTGGTCCTGGGCCTGGTGAGCCTGAAGAATGTGGCTGTCTCCTTCGCAGAGACAGTGAAGAGCTCTGCCCCCCTCTTCACCGTGATCATGTCCCGGATGGTCCTTGGGGAGTACACAG CGCACACCCAGTGCTGTCACAGGAGAAAAGCAGGGTGCAGGGGCACCTGCCACTCACCTTTTCTGAGGAAGAGGTGCCGATATACGTATTTGCTTCTGCTAAAACTGGAGGCTCTGCTCCCTCGCCTGGCGGGCAGCGCTGCAAACAGATGCTCAGGGGCAGCCCCCAGGTGCCCACCAGCCTGCAGTGGGTCCACAGAGCGGGTCCACCCACAGGAGTGGGTTCCTCGGCCATGAGAAGGACTGGAGGCTGGGACGTGCTGCCCCAGGGGTGGACCTTGACCACCTTGTCTCGGCAGAAGAAGCCAGCACGTCAGGACCAGGTGCTCGGCCTTCCTGGGACACCAAGAACAGCAGACTCCCCGAGGCGG GCTTGCTGGTCAACCTGTCCCTCATCCCTGTCATGGGGGGGCTGGCGCTGTGCACCGCAGCCGAGGTCAGCTTCAACGTCTTGGGCTTCTCGGCGGCCTTGTCCACCAACATCATGGACTG tttgcaaaatgTTTTCTCAAAGAAGCTCCTCAGTGGGGACAAATACAGGTTCTC GACATGCCGGTGATCGGGGGCGGTGGCAGGACCTTCACCTACAACCAGGACGTGGTGCTGCTGCTCGTGGCGGATGGCACGCTGTTCCACCTGCAGAGTGTCACGGCCTACGCGCTCATGGGCAGGATCTCCCCCGTCACGTTCAG CCAGATCTCGGACGCTCACTGTGA
- the SLC35E2B gene encoding solute carrier family 35 member E2B isoform X11 encodes MPSTKEDCRFALRAQFQSLVFSRRTYFQVLCVDAGPAGGGGPGAPWLECVLVSGAPARPPHPSMSSPPEAPAPDSSVAGPSGRPRGRWPFLWGPLLGRPSEPGSVARGTPGERVLAVTLTETTVIEAPLGAGSSRALLYLVLWFIFSVCTLFLNKHILSLLEGEPSTLDAVHNLHRVCEDPGALLPAPAQGAVRLPAQLPVHHALRGPHEVRHGGPGPGEPEECGCLLRRDSEELCPPLHRDHVPDGPWGVHSAHPVLSQEKSRVQGHLPLTFSEEEVPIYVFASAKTGGSAPSPGGQRCKQMLRGSPQVPTSLQWVHRAGPPTGVGSSAMRRTGGWDVLPQGWTLTTLSRQKKPARQDQVLGLPGTPRTADSPRRACWSTCPSSLSWGGWRCAPQPRSASTSWASRRPCPPTSWTVCKMFSQRSSSVGTNTGSRPRSCSSTPAPLPWPC; translated from the exons GCTCAGGGCTCAATTTCAGTCTCTCGTCTTCAGTCGGAGGACGTACTTCCAGGTGCTGTGTGTGGACGCGG GCCCCGCCGGGGGAGGAGGGCCGGGGGCGCCCTGGCTGGAGTGCGTCCTGGTGTCCGGGGCTCCAGCTCGGCCCCCACACCCCAGCATGTCTTCTCCGCCCGAGGCCCCGGCGCCAGACAGCAGCGTCGCCGGCCCGTCGGGGCGGCCGCGGGGGAGGTGGCCGTTCCTGTGGGGGCCCCTCCTGGGCCGGCCCAGTGAGCCGGGGTCGGTGGCACGGGGCACGCCCGGGGAGCGTGTGCTGGCTGTCACACTGACTGAGACCACGGTCATCGAGGCACCGCTGGGCGCGGGCAGCTCACGGGCACTGCTCTACCTGGTGCTCTGGTTCATCTTCAGCGTCTGCACCCTCTTCCTCAACAAGCACATCCTGTCGCTGCTGGAGGGGGAGCCCAGCACGCTGG ATGCTGTCCACAACCTTCATCGGGTGTGTGAAGACCCTGGTGCCCTGCTGCCTGCACCAGCACAAGGCGCGGTCCGCCTACCCGCCCAACTTCCTGTCCACCATGCTCTTCGTGGGCCTCATGAG GTTCGCCACGGTGGTCCTGGGCCTGGTGAGCCTGAAGAATGTGGCTGTCTCCTTCGCAGAGACAGTGAAGAGCTCTGCCCCCCTCTTCACCGTGATCATGTCCCGGATGGTCCTTGGGGAGTACACAG CGCACACCCAGTGCTGTCACAGGAGAAAAGCAGGGTGCAGGGGCACCTGCCACTCACCTTTTCTGAGGAAGAGGTGCCGATATACGTATTTGCTTCTGCTAAAACTGGAGGCTCTGCTCCCTCGCCTGGCGGGCAGCGCTGCAAACAGATGCTCAGGGGCAGCCCCCAGGTGCCCACCAGCCTGCAGTGGGTCCACAGAGCGGGTCCACCCACAGGAGTGGGTTCCTCGGCCATGAGAAGGACTGGAGGCTGGGACGTGCTGCCCCAGGGGTGGACCTTGACCACCTTGTCTCGGCAGAAGAAGCCAGCACGTCAGGACCAGGTGCTCGGCCTTCCTGGGACACCAAGAACAGCAGACTCCCCGAGGCGG GCTTGCTGGTCAACCTGTCCCTCATCCCTGTCATGGGGGGGCTGGCGCTGTGCACCGCAGCCGAGGTCAGCTTCAACGTCTTGGGCTTCTCGGCGGCCTTGTCCACCAACATCATGGACTG tttgcaaaatgTTTTCTCAAAGAAGCTCCTCAGTGGGGACAAATACAGGTTCTC GGCCCCGGAGCTGCAGTTCTACACCAGCGCCGCTGCCCTGGCCATGCTGA
- the SLC35E2B gene encoding solute carrier family 35 member E2B isoform X12, with protein MPSTKEDCRFALRAQFQSLVFSRRTYFQVLCVDAGPAGGGGPGAPWLECVLVSGAPARPPHPSMSSPPEAPAPDSSVAGPSGRPRGRWPFLWGPLLGRPSEPGSVARGTPGERVLAVTLTETTVIEAPLGAGSSRALLYLVLWFIFSVCTLFLNKHILSLLEGEPSTLGAVQMLSTTFIGCVKTLVPCCLHQHKARSAYPPNFLSTMLFVGLMRFATVVLGLVSLKNVAVSFAETVKSSAPLFTVIMSRMVLGEYTEEASTSGPGARPSWDTKNSRLPEAGLLVNLSLIPVMGGLALCTAAEVSFNVLGFSAALSTNIMDCLQNVFSKKLLSGDKYRFSAPELQFYTSAAALAMLIPAWVLFMDMPVIGGGGRTFTYNQDVVLLLVADGTLFHLQSVTAYALMGRISPVTFRLLADP; from the exons GCTCAGGGCTCAATTTCAGTCTCTCGTCTTCAGTCGGAGGACGTACTTCCAGGTGCTGTGTGTGGACGCGG GCCCCGCCGGGGGAGGAGGGCCGGGGGCGCCCTGGCTGGAGTGCGTCCTGGTGTCCGGGGCTCCAGCTCGGCCCCCACACCCCAGCATGTCTTCTCCGCCCGAGGCCCCGGCGCCAGACAGCAGCGTCGCCGGCCCGTCGGGGCGGCCGCGGGGGAGGTGGCCGTTCCTGTGGGGGCCCCTCCTGGGCCGGCCCAGTGAGCCGGGGTCGGTGGCACGGGGCACGCCCGGGGAGCGTGTGCTGGCTGTCACACTGACTGAGACCACGGTCATCGAGGCACCGCTGGGCGCGGGCAGCTCACGGGCACTGCTCTACCTGGTGCTCTGGTTCATCTTCAGCGTCTGCACCCTCTTCCTCAACAAGCACATCCTGTCGCTGCTGGAGGGGGAGCCCAGCACGCTGG GCGCTGTGCAGATGCTGTCCACAACCTTCATCGGGTGTGTGAAGACCCTGGTGCCCTGCTGCCTGCACCAGCACAAGGCGCGGTCCGCCTACCCGCCCAACTTCCTGTCCACCATGCTCTTCGTGGGCCTCATGAG GTTCGCCACGGTGGTCCTGGGCCTGGTGAGCCTGAAGAATGTGGCTGTCTCCTTCGCAGAGACAGTGAAGAGCTCTGCCCCCCTCTTCACCGTGATCATGTCCCGGATGGTCCTTGGGGAGTACACAG AAGAAGCCAGCACGTCAGGACCAGGTGCTCGGCCTTCCTGGGACACCAAGAACAGCAGACTCCCCGAGGCGG GCTTGCTGGTCAACCTGTCCCTCATCCCTGTCATGGGGGGGCTGGCGCTGTGCACCGCAGCCGAGGTCAGCTTCAACGTCTTGGGCTTCTCGGCGGCCTTGTCCACCAACATCATGGACTG tttgcaaaatgTTTTCTCAAAGAAGCTCCTCAGTGGGGACAAATACAGGTTCTC GGCCCCGGAGCTGCAGTTCTACACCAGCGCCGCTGCCCTGGCCATGCTGATCCCAGCCTGGGTCTTGTTCATG GACATGCCGGTGATCGGGGGCGGTGGCAGGACCTTCACCTACAACCAGGACGTGGTGCTGCTGCTCGTGGCGGATGGCACGCTGTTCCACCTGCAGAGTGTCACGGCCTACGCGCTCATGGGCAGGATCTCCCCCGTCACGTTCAG GCTGTTAGCAGATCCGTGA
- the SLC35E2B gene encoding solute carrier family 35 member E2B isoform X3, translated as MPSTKEDCRFALRAQFQSLVFSRRTYFQVLCVDAGPAGGGGPGAPWLECVLVSGAPARPPHPSMSSPPEAPAPDSSVAGPSGRPRGRWPFLWGPLLGRPSEPGSVARGTPGERVLAVTLTETTVIEAPLGAGSSRALLYLVLWFIFSVCTLFLNKHILSLLEGEPSTLDAVHNLHRVCEDPGALLPAPAQGAVRLPAQLPVHHALRGPHEVRHGGPGPGEPEECGCLLRRDSEELCPPLHRDHVPDGPWGVHSAHPVLSQEKSRVQGHLPLTFSEEEVPIYVFASAKTGGSAPSPGGQRCKQMLRGSPQVPTSLQWVHRAGPPTGVGSSAMRRTGGWDVLPQGWTLTTLSRQKKPARQDQVLGLPGTPRTADSPRRACWSTCPSSLSWGGWRCAPQPRSASTSWASRRPCPPTSWTVCKMFSQRSSSVGTNTGSRHAGDRGRWQDLHLQPGRGAAARGGWHAVPPAECHGLRAHGQDLPRHVQLPGTPVPARVQLRTASPASHTEASHCPQHAPPTSTPQAAFSQF; from the exons GCTCAGGGCTCAATTTCAGTCTCTCGTCTTCAGTCGGAGGACGTACTTCCAGGTGCTGTGTGTGGACGCGG GCCCCGCCGGGGGAGGAGGGCCGGGGGCGCCCTGGCTGGAGTGCGTCCTGGTGTCCGGGGCTCCAGCTCGGCCCCCACACCCCAGCATGTCTTCTCCGCCCGAGGCCCCGGCGCCAGACAGCAGCGTCGCCGGCCCGTCGGGGCGGCCGCGGGGGAGGTGGCCGTTCCTGTGGGGGCCCCTCCTGGGCCGGCCCAGTGAGCCGGGGTCGGTGGCACGGGGCACGCCCGGGGAGCGTGTGCTGGCTGTCACACTGACTGAGACCACGGTCATCGAGGCACCGCTGGGCGCGGGCAGCTCACGGGCACTGCTCTACCTGGTGCTCTGGTTCATCTTCAGCGTCTGCACCCTCTTCCTCAACAAGCACATCCTGTCGCTGCTGGAGGGGGAGCCCAGCACGCTGG ATGCTGTCCACAACCTTCATCGGGTGTGTGAAGACCCTGGTGCCCTGCTGCCTGCACCAGCACAAGGCGCGGTCCGCCTACCCGCCCAACTTCCTGTCCACCATGCTCTTCGTGGGCCTCATGAG GTTCGCCACGGTGGTCCTGGGCCTGGTGAGCCTGAAGAATGTGGCTGTCTCCTTCGCAGAGACAGTGAAGAGCTCTGCCCCCCTCTTCACCGTGATCATGTCCCGGATGGTCCTTGGGGAGTACACAG CGCACACCCAGTGCTGTCACAGGAGAAAAGCAGGGTGCAGGGGCACCTGCCACTCACCTTTTCTGAGGAAGAGGTGCCGATATACGTATTTGCTTCTGCTAAAACTGGAGGCTCTGCTCCCTCGCCTGGCGGGCAGCGCTGCAAACAGATGCTCAGGGGCAGCCCCCAGGTGCCCACCAGCCTGCAGTGGGTCCACAGAGCGGGTCCACCCACAGGAGTGGGTTCCTCGGCCATGAGAAGGACTGGAGGCTGGGACGTGCTGCCCCAGGGGTGGACCTTGACCACCTTGTCTCGGCAGAAGAAGCCAGCACGTCAGGACCAGGTGCTCGGCCTTCCTGGGACACCAAGAACAGCAGACTCCCCGAGGCGG GCTTGCTGGTCAACCTGTCCCTCATCCCTGTCATGGGGGGGCTGGCGCTGTGCACCGCAGCCGAGGTCAGCTTCAACGTCTTGGGCTTCTCGGCGGCCTTGTCCACCAACATCATGGACTG tttgcaaaatgTTTTCTCAAAGAAGCTCCTCAGTGGGGACAAATACAGGTTCTC GACATGCCGGTGATCGGGGGCGGTGGCAGGACCTTCACCTACAACCAGGACGTGGTGCTGCTGCTCGTGGCGGATGGCACGCTGTTCCACCTGCAGAGTGTCACGGCCTACGCGCTCATGGGCAGGATCTCCCCCGTCACGTTCAG CTGCCAGGTACACCTGTCCCCGCTCGAGTCCAGCTCAGGACTGCCAGCCCTGCATCCCACACGGAAGCTTCACACTGCCCACAGCACGCGCCTCCCACTAGCACCCCACAAGCTGCTTTCAGCCAGttttga
- the SLC35E2B gene encoding solute carrier family 35 member E2B isoform X1, with protein sequence MPSTKEDCRFALRAQFQSLVFSRRTYFQVLCVDAGPAGGGGPGAPWLECVLVSGAPARPPHPSMSSPPEAPAPDSSVAGPSGRPRGRWPFLWGPLLGRPSEPGSVARGTPGERVLAVTLTETTVIEAPLGAGSSRALLYLVLWFIFSVCTLFLNKHILSLLEGEPSTLDAVHNLHRVCEDPGALLPAPAQGAVRLPAQLPVHHALRGPHEVRHGGPGPGEPEECGCLLRRDSEELCPPLHRDHVPDGPWGVHSAHPVLSQEKSRVQGHLPLTFSEEEVPIYVFASAKTGGSAPSPGGQRCKQMLRGSPQVPTSLQWVHRAGPPTGVGSSAMRRTGGWDVLPQGWTLTTLSRQKKPARQDQVLGLPGTPRTADSPRRACWSTCPSSLSWGGWRCAPQPRSASTSWASRRPCPPTSWTVCKMFSQRSSSVGTNTGSRHAGDRGRWQDLHLQPGRGAAARGGWHAVPPAECHGLRAHGQDLPRHVQENTWSPGEVSVDRRSEQLVPEASLHPLPCALGHFIFRFRHNECGRCSCPMVSCPGFTMLGCHFSEDYLKQNLRWGGDSIHRVPPEALAPRTGRGASGAGP encoded by the exons GCTCAGGGCTCAATTTCAGTCTCTCGTCTTCAGTCGGAGGACGTACTTCCAGGTGCTGTGTGTGGACGCGG GCCCCGCCGGGGGAGGAGGGCCGGGGGCGCCCTGGCTGGAGTGCGTCCTGGTGTCCGGGGCTCCAGCTCGGCCCCCACACCCCAGCATGTCTTCTCCGCCCGAGGCCCCGGCGCCAGACAGCAGCGTCGCCGGCCCGTCGGGGCGGCCGCGGGGGAGGTGGCCGTTCCTGTGGGGGCCCCTCCTGGGCCGGCCCAGTGAGCCGGGGTCGGTGGCACGGGGCACGCCCGGGGAGCGTGTGCTGGCTGTCACACTGACTGAGACCACGGTCATCGAGGCACCGCTGGGCGCGGGCAGCTCACGGGCACTGCTCTACCTGGTGCTCTGGTTCATCTTCAGCGTCTGCACCCTCTTCCTCAACAAGCACATCCTGTCGCTGCTGGAGGGGGAGCCCAGCACGCTGG ATGCTGTCCACAACCTTCATCGGGTGTGTGAAGACCCTGGTGCCCTGCTGCCTGCACCAGCACAAGGCGCGGTCCGCCTACCCGCCCAACTTCCTGTCCACCATGCTCTTCGTGGGCCTCATGAG GTTCGCCACGGTGGTCCTGGGCCTGGTGAGCCTGAAGAATGTGGCTGTCTCCTTCGCAGAGACAGTGAAGAGCTCTGCCCCCCTCTTCACCGTGATCATGTCCCGGATGGTCCTTGGGGAGTACACAG CGCACACCCAGTGCTGTCACAGGAGAAAAGCAGGGTGCAGGGGCACCTGCCACTCACCTTTTCTGAGGAAGAGGTGCCGATATACGTATTTGCTTCTGCTAAAACTGGAGGCTCTGCTCCCTCGCCTGGCGGGCAGCGCTGCAAACAGATGCTCAGGGGCAGCCCCCAGGTGCCCACCAGCCTGCAGTGGGTCCACAGAGCGGGTCCACCCACAGGAGTGGGTTCCTCGGCCATGAGAAGGACTGGAGGCTGGGACGTGCTGCCCCAGGGGTGGACCTTGACCACCTTGTCTCGGCAGAAGAAGCCAGCACGTCAGGACCAGGTGCTCGGCCTTCCTGGGACACCAAGAACAGCAGACTCCCCGAGGCGG GCTTGCTGGTCAACCTGTCCCTCATCCCTGTCATGGGGGGGCTGGCGCTGTGCACCGCAGCCGAGGTCAGCTTCAACGTCTTGGGCTTCTCGGCGGCCTTGTCCACCAACATCATGGACTG tttgcaaaatgTTTTCTCAAAGAAGCTCCTCAGTGGGGACAAATACAGGTTCTC GACATGCCGGTGATCGGGGGCGGTGGCAGGACCTTCACCTACAACCAGGACGTGGTGCTGCTGCTCGTGGCGGATGGCACGCTGTTCCACCTGCAGAGTGTCACGGCCTACGCGCTCATGGGCAGGATCTCCCCCGTCACGTTCAG GAAAACACGTGGTCACCAGGAGAAGTGAGCGTGGACAGGCGAAGCGAACAGCTCGTCCCGGAAGCAAGCCTGCACCCCTTGCCGTGTGCCCTAGGCCATTTCATTTTCCGTTTCAGGCACAATGAGTGCGGCCGATGTTCATGCCCCATGGTTTCTTGCCCGGGATTCACGATGCTGGGGTGTCATTTTTCTGAggactatttaaaacaaaatttgagGTGGGGCGGGGACTCAATACATAGGGTCCCCCCCGAGGCGCTGGCTCCGAGGACTGGGCGTGGCGCCTCGGGAGCCGGGCCTTAA
- the SLC35E2B gene encoding solute carrier family 35 member E2B isoform X10, protein MPSTKEDCRFALRAQFQSLVFSRRTYFQVLCVDAGPAGGGGPGAPWLECVLVSGAPARPPHPSMSSPPEAPAPDSSVAGPSGRPRGRWPFLWGPLLGRPSEPGSVARGTPGERVLAVTLTETTVIEAPLGAGSSRALLYLVLWFIFSVCTLFLNKHILSLLEGEPSTLGAVQMLSTTFIGCVKTLVPCCLHQHKARSAYPPNFLSTMLFVGLMRFATVVLGLVSLKNVAVSFAETVKSSAPLFTVIMSRMVLGEYTGLLVNLSLIPVMGGLALCTAAEVSFNVLGFSAALSTNIMDCLQNVFSKKLLSGDKYRFSAPELQFYTSAAALAMLIPAWVLFMDMPVIGGGGRTFTYNQDVVLLLVADGTLFHLQSVTAYALMGRISPVTFSVASAVKHALSIWLSVIVFGNKITSLSAIGTALVTVGVLLYNKAKQHQQATLHSLASARTPEDGSMPLACRDPAPHP, encoded by the exons GCTCAGGGCTCAATTTCAGTCTCTCGTCTTCAGTCGGAGGACGTACTTCCAGGTGCTGTGTGTGGACGCGG GCCCCGCCGGGGGAGGAGGGCCGGGGGCGCCCTGGCTGGAGTGCGTCCTGGTGTCCGGGGCTCCAGCTCGGCCCCCACACCCCAGCATGTCTTCTCCGCCCGAGGCCCCGGCGCCAGACAGCAGCGTCGCCGGCCCGTCGGGGCGGCCGCGGGGGAGGTGGCCGTTCCTGTGGGGGCCCCTCCTGGGCCGGCCCAGTGAGCCGGGGTCGGTGGCACGGGGCACGCCCGGGGAGCGTGTGCTGGCTGTCACACTGACTGAGACCACGGTCATCGAGGCACCGCTGGGCGCGGGCAGCTCACGGGCACTGCTCTACCTGGTGCTCTGGTTCATCTTCAGCGTCTGCACCCTCTTCCTCAACAAGCACATCCTGTCGCTGCTGGAGGGGGAGCCCAGCACGCTGG GCGCTGTGCAGATGCTGTCCACAACCTTCATCGGGTGTGTGAAGACCCTGGTGCCCTGCTGCCTGCACCAGCACAAGGCGCGGTCCGCCTACCCGCCCAACTTCCTGTCCACCATGCTCTTCGTGGGCCTCATGAG GTTCGCCACGGTGGTCCTGGGCCTGGTGAGCCTGAAGAATGTGGCTGTCTCCTTCGCAGAGACAGTGAAGAGCTCTGCCCCCCTCTTCACCGTGATCATGTCCCGGATGGTCCTTGGGGAGTACACAG GCTTGCTGGTCAACCTGTCCCTCATCCCTGTCATGGGGGGGCTGGCGCTGTGCACCGCAGCCGAGGTCAGCTTCAACGTCTTGGGCTTCTCGGCGGCCTTGTCCACCAACATCATGGACTG tttgcaaaatgTTTTCTCAAAGAAGCTCCTCAGTGGGGACAAATACAGGTTCTC GGCCCCGGAGCTGCAGTTCTACACCAGCGCCGCTGCCCTGGCCATGCTGATCCCAGCCTGGGTCTTGTTCATG GACATGCCGGTGATCGGGGGCGGTGGCAGGACCTTCACCTACAACCAGGACGTGGTGCTGCTGCTCGTGGCGGATGGCACGCTGTTCCACCTGCAGAGTGTCACGGCCTACGCGCTCATGGGCAGGATCTCCCCCGTCACGTTCAG CGTCGCCAGCGCCGTGAAGCATGCGCTGTCCATCTGGCTCAGCGTCATCGTGTTCGGCAACAAGATCACCAGCCTGTCAGCCATCGGCACTGCCCTGGTGACCGTCGGCGTCCTCCTCTACAACAAGGCCAAGCAACACCAGCAGGCGACCCTGCACAGCCTGGCCTCCGCCCGCACCCCAGAAGATGGCAGCATGCCCCTGGCATGCAGGgaccctgcaccccacccctga
- the SLC35E2B gene encoding solute carrier family 35 member E2B isoform X2 encodes MPSTKEDCRFALRAQFQSLVFSRRTYFQVLCVDAGPAGGGGPGAPWLECVLVSGAPARPPHPSMSSPPEAPAPDSSVAGPSGRPRGRWPFLWGPLLGRPSEPGSVARGTPGERVLAVTLTETTVIEAPLGAGSSRALLYLVLWFIFSVCTLFLNKHILSLLEGEPSTLDAVHNLHRVCEDPGALLPAPAQGAVRLPAQLPVHHALRGPHEVRHGGPGPGEPEECGCLLRRDSEELCPPLHRDHVPDGPWGVHSAHPVLSQEKSRVQGHLPLTFSEEEVPIYVFASAKTGGSAPSPGGQRCKQMLRGSPQVPTSLQWVHRAGPPTGVGSSAMRRTGGWDVLPQGWTLTTLSRQKKPARQDQVLGLPGTPRTADSPRRACWSTCPSSLSWGGWRCAPQPRSASTSWASRRPCPPTSWTVCKMFSQRSSSVGTNTGSRHAGDRGRWQDLHLQPGRGAAARGGWHAVPPAECHGLRAHGQDLPRHVQISDAHCEPIGLGLCLAWTSRGGHGGVSQRGRPPAAFPVCKARGILAMGPQDGACPSLEVFPDLS; translated from the exons GCTCAGGGCTCAATTTCAGTCTCTCGTCTTCAGTCGGAGGACGTACTTCCAGGTGCTGTGTGTGGACGCGG GCCCCGCCGGGGGAGGAGGGCCGGGGGCGCCCTGGCTGGAGTGCGTCCTGGTGTCCGGGGCTCCAGCTCGGCCCCCACACCCCAGCATGTCTTCTCCGCCCGAGGCCCCGGCGCCAGACAGCAGCGTCGCCGGCCCGTCGGGGCGGCCGCGGGGGAGGTGGCCGTTCCTGTGGGGGCCCCTCCTGGGCCGGCCCAGTGAGCCGGGGTCGGTGGCACGGGGCACGCCCGGGGAGCGTGTGCTGGCTGTCACACTGACTGAGACCACGGTCATCGAGGCACCGCTGGGCGCGGGCAGCTCACGGGCACTGCTCTACCTGGTGCTCTGGTTCATCTTCAGCGTCTGCACCCTCTTCCTCAACAAGCACATCCTGTCGCTGCTGGAGGGGGAGCCCAGCACGCTGG ATGCTGTCCACAACCTTCATCGGGTGTGTGAAGACCCTGGTGCCCTGCTGCCTGCACCAGCACAAGGCGCGGTCCGCCTACCCGCCCAACTTCCTGTCCACCATGCTCTTCGTGGGCCTCATGAG GTTCGCCACGGTGGTCCTGGGCCTGGTGAGCCTGAAGAATGTGGCTGTCTCCTTCGCAGAGACAGTGAAGAGCTCTGCCCCCCTCTTCACCGTGATCATGTCCCGGATGGTCCTTGGGGAGTACACAG CGCACACCCAGTGCTGTCACAGGAGAAAAGCAGGGTGCAGGGGCACCTGCCACTCACCTTTTCTGAGGAAGAGGTGCCGATATACGTATTTGCTTCTGCTAAAACTGGAGGCTCTGCTCCCTCGCCTGGCGGGCAGCGCTGCAAACAGATGCTCAGGGGCAGCCCCCAGGTGCCCACCAGCCTGCAGTGGGTCCACAGAGCGGGTCCACCCACAGGAGTGGGTTCCTCGGCCATGAGAAGGACTGGAGGCTGGGACGTGCTGCCCCAGGGGTGGACCTTGACCACCTTGTCTCGGCAGAAGAAGCCAGCACGTCAGGACCAGGTGCTCGGCCTTCCTGGGACACCAAGAACAGCAGACTCCCCGAGGCGG GCTTGCTGGTCAACCTGTCCCTCATCCCTGTCATGGGGGGGCTGGCGCTGTGCACCGCAGCCGAGGTCAGCTTCAACGTCTTGGGCTTCTCGGCGGCCTTGTCCACCAACATCATGGACTG tttgcaaaatgTTTTCTCAAAGAAGCTCCTCAGTGGGGACAAATACAGGTTCTC GACATGCCGGTGATCGGGGGCGGTGGCAGGACCTTCACCTACAACCAGGACGTGGTGCTGCTGCTCGTGGCGGATGGCACGCTGTTCCACCTGCAGAGTGTCACGGCCTACGCGCTCATGGGCAGGATCTCCCCCGTCACGTTCAG ATCTCGGACGCTCACTGTGAGCCCATCGGCCTCGGCCTGTGCCTCGCCTGGACCAGCCGTGGTGGCCATGGTGGCGTGTCCCAGCGAGGCAGACCCCCGGCAGCTTTCCCAGTTTGTAAAGCTCGCGGCATTCTTGCGATGGGGCCCCAGGACGGGGCATGTCCCTCATTGGAGGTTTTCCCAGATCTCTCTTGA